The window AGCTCTATATTCATGCCTGCCAAAATGAATGCAgatttattatgaaatatttgatttttggatACATGTTGAGAACTTATGTAGGCATTGCAATTGGAGGAGATGTCTTCCCAGGCTCCACTTTATCTGACCATATCTTGCGGTTTAACAATATTCCTCAGGTaaatttgttgttttcatggttatgaaattaaaaaacttaCCCTTCCAACtccattttcttaatttttactgggataaacaatttaaatatttctaATTGATGTTGAGGCATCTTttggttgaaaaaaaaaaaaaattcctgaTTTGTTTTCATTCACTCAGGTAAAGATGATGGTTGTCCTTGGAGAACTTGGTGGACGAGATGAGTATTCTTTAGTTGAAGCCTTGAAACAGGGAAAAGTGAACAAGCCAGTTGTTGCTTGGGTCAGTGGAACTTGTGCACGACTCTTCAAATCAGAAGTACAGTTCGGTCATGCTGTAAGTTTTACCTTAATTTTTCCTGAAGTTCATCATTCCTTCCTTTGTGTTCGAGCTATGCTGTTATTGCTATTAATGAGACCTTACCTTTACCTTCCTTATTACTAATTCAGGGAGCTAAGAGTGGTGGTGAGATGGAGTCTGCACAGGGGAAGAATCAAGCACTAAGGGAAGCTGGAGCTATTGTTCCCACTTCATATGAAGCTTTGGAAGCTGCAATCAAGGAGACATTTGAGAAACTGGTGATTTTCGGTCTTGGCCAAAGTTTTCCCAGTTCTATGCTTATGTATATTTACATACTTGATTGGTTGTCTTTAGGTTGAAGAAGGGAAGATTACACCTGTGAAGGAAGTTAAGCCTCCACAAATCCCAGAAGATCTTAACAGTGCAATTAAGAGCGGAAAAGTTCGTGCTCCAACTCATATTATTTCGACCATCTCTGATGACAGAGGTACCTTATCTTAACCAATATGTATTGCCGATCAAATGAGATGTTTGGTGACATGGAGATAAGGTGTATTAAATTGTTTCTTTGAACCAAATTTGCAGGTGAGGAGCCATGCTATGCTGGTGTGCCCATGTCTTCCATTGTTGAGCAAGGTTATGGTGTTGGTGATGTCATTTCTCTCTTGTGGTTCAAACGTAGCCTTCCCCGTTACTGTACTCATTTTATCGAGGTAGGCTTCtgaaaattataataaacttCATATGAGTTATGAGCCCTTAGCAACCCACTTCTCCCATCACTTTTTCACTATTGTTACTCTTTCGGAGttgatgaaataaaatatatgataatGTCCTTGTTGAAGTTAGATTGGGCttaatccttttcttttcactttATGACTTTCTCCATCTTTAGAAAGCAAAGTTGAGTTGTGTTTTCACTAATATGTTTGATCTTGTCAGATATGCATCATGCTCTGTGCCGACCATGGTCCCTGTGTCTCTGGTGCTCACAACACTATCGTGACTGCAAGAGCTGGGAAGGACCTTGTTTCCAGCCTTGTTTCAGGTTTGCTTACTATTGGTCCTCGATTTGGTGGTGCCATTGATGATGCTGCTCGATACTTTAAAGATGCTTATGATAGGGTAAGATTTAATGGTGGTTACTTGTGAACATTTGGGATTTTTTGGTGTGTGATGACTGTTTTTTTGATAACATTCTAAGATGTTGCCTCTGTGCTATGCTTTTCACAGGGTCTTACACCTTATGAATTTGTTGAAGGCATGAAAAAGAAGGGCATTCGTGTGCCAGGAATTGGCCACAGGTACAGATGGTTTCTAATGGTCATGATGTTTTTAAACCATGCAAAAGCTAGTAACCATGAGATCTGggtttctatttttttcttaattgatCATATTACATATCTAATTGTTACAAATACTTGCTTTACTTCATGTGAAAAGGATCAAGAGAGGGGACAACAGAGATAAGAGAGTAGAGCTCCTCCAACGGTTTGCACGCACACATTTCCCATCTGTGAAGTACATGGAATATGCCGTTCAAGTT is drawn from Theobroma cacao cultivar B97-61/B2 chromosome 4, Criollo_cocoa_genome_V2, whole genome shotgun sequence and contains these coding sequences:
- the LOC18603655 gene encoding ATP-citrate synthase beta chain protein 2 codes for the protein MATGQLFSRTTQALFYNYKQLPIQRMLDFDFLCGRETPSVAGIINPGAEGFQKLFFGQEEIAIPVHSTIEAACAAHPTADVFINFASFRSAAASSMAALKQPTIRVVAIIAEGVPESDTKQLIAYARSNNKVVIGPATVGGIQGGAFKIGDTAGTIDNIIQCKLYRPGSIGFVSKSGGMSNEMYNTIARVTDGIYEGIAIGGDVFPGSTLSDHILRFNNIPQVKMMVVLGELGGRDEYSLVEALKQGKVNKPVVAWVSGTCARLFKSEVQFGHAGAKSGGEMESAQGKNQALREAGAIVPTSYEALEAAIKETFEKLVEEGKITPVKEVKPPQIPEDLNSAIKSGKVRAPTHIISTISDDRGEEPCYAGVPMSSIVEQGYGVGDVISLLWFKRSLPRYCTHFIEICIMLCADHGPCVSGAHNTIVTARAGKDLVSSLVSGLLTIGPRFGGAIDDAARYFKDAYDRGLTPYEFVEGMKKKGIRVPGIGHRIKRGDNRDKRVELLQRFARTHFPSVKYMEYAVQVETYTLSKANNLVLNVDGAIGSLFLDLLAGSGMFSKQEIDEIVEIGYLNGLFVLARSIGLIGHTFDQKRLKQPLYRHPWEDVLYTK